The Bacteroidota bacterium genome window below encodes:
- a CDS encoding prohibitin family protein: MFFLIFTLVAVAAFVSWRNMRINPNTKGSANISMMVALGATLAALSNCFTVIPAGHVGVIDFFGTVSDNTIKSGINFVNPLARIVKMSIKTQEIKEVMEVPSKEGLTVQLEVSVLYHLNPEKAADVYKTVGEDYESIIIEPQFRSVTRGVTASFEAKALYTSEREHLSQLLLNEIMKAISERGITVESAPLRRVTLPAGLSSSIEQKLQSEQESQRMQFVLTKEKQEADRKRIEAQGISDFQKIVNQGLNSQLLTWKGIEATEKLAMSPNTKVIIVGGKDGLPLILDTK; encoded by the coding sequence ATGTTTTTTTTAATTTTTACCTTGGTTGCTGTTGCAGCGTTTGTCTCTTGGCGTAATATGCGTATCAATCCGAATACCAAAGGATCGGCAAATATTTCCATGATGGTGGCATTAGGTGCTACACTTGCGGCATTGTCCAATTGCTTTACTGTTATTCCGGCCGGTCATGTCGGTGTAATTGATTTTTTTGGTACCGTATCTGACAATACGATCAAATCCGGAATTAATTTTGTTAACCCGCTTGCCCGAATTGTTAAAATGTCCATTAAAACTCAGGAGATCAAAGAAGTAATGGAGGTACCGTCAAAAGAAGGTCTTACGGTGCAATTAGAAGTAAGCGTACTGTATCATTTGAATCCCGAAAAGGCGGCTGATGTCTATAAAACGGTCGGTGAAGATTATGAAAGCATTATTATCGAACCGCAATTTCGTTCTGTTACGCGTGGTGTCACGGCCAGCTTTGAAGCAAAAGCATTATATACTTCGGAACGGGAACATCTTTCTCAATTATTGCTAAACGAAATTATGAAGGCGATAAGTGAACGAGGAATCACTGTTGAATCTGCCCCGCTGAGACGAGTAACTCTTCCCGCCGGACTTTCTTCTTCCATCGAACAAAAATTGCAATCCGAACAGGAAAGTCAACGGATGCAGTTTGTGTTAACAAAAGAAAAACAAGAAGCTGATCGAAAAAGAATTGAAGCGCAAGGCATTTCTGATTTCCAAAAAATCGTCAACCAAGGATTAAATTCACAGTTATTGACCTGGAAAGGAATTGAAGCAACAGAAAAACTCGCGATGTCTCCTAACACAAAAGTGATTATTGTTGGAGGAAAAGACGGACTTCCGCTTATTTTGGATACGAAATAA
- a CDS encoding potassium/proton antiporter gives MKKILWLTQILRFAQDGNSFTFEILQDNIQFGKVFYFQSLASILNFSTLLVMMSIEYILIAGCSLILLSIAIAKFSDNLGVPTLLLFLGIGMLAGSDGPGGLYFDDARLAQSIGIIALILILFAGGLETKWNDIKPILRDASILSTFGVLVTAIIIAIAAMIILHFSFLQGMLLGAIVSSTDAAAVFSVLRSKNVSLKGNLKPMLELESGSNDPMAVFLTIGTLQLLTNAETTVVDIVMLFFYQMIIGAAFGYGFAKAMTLILNRLRFSYEGIYPVFALAFVGFVYSATTIVNGSGFLAVYLAGLFVGNSDFVQKKSLLRFFDGLSWLGQIAMFLTLGLLVFPSHMIPIIPSGIIISLVLIVIARPIGVFSSLMFSSYSLKEKIFLSWVGLRGAVPVILATFPLLAGIEGAVLYFNIVFFIVFSSAIIQGWSLSVVARWLNLIAPPEKNSHYPIEFAGNENSETQLVDLIVPYDAEIAGKSIVELGLPHDSLVVLIGRNDEFVVPSGGTRIEAGDTLLVLINKQNLSLIRSIISKIHHHQQK, from the coding sequence TTGAAAAAAATTCTGTGGCTTACTCAGATCCTTCGCTTCGCTCAGGATGGCAATAGTTTCACTTTTGAGATACTTCAAGATAATATACAATTTGGGAAGGTTTTTTATTTTCAATCCCTTGCAAGTATTCTCAATTTTTCTACCTTACTGGTAATGATGTCAATTGAATACATACTTATTGCGGGATGTTCGCTCATCTTGCTCAGCATTGCAATAGCAAAATTTTCGGACAATCTCGGAGTCCCAACATTATTATTATTTCTTGGCATTGGAATGCTTGCAGGCTCCGATGGTCCTGGTGGACTTTACTTTGATGATGCCCGTTTAGCACAATCAATCGGCATCATAGCACTCATCTTAATCTTGTTTGCCGGCGGACTTGAAACGAAATGGAATGATATCAAACCGATTCTCCGCGATGCATCGATACTATCAACATTCGGAGTACTGGTAACGGCAATAATCATTGCTATTGCAGCAATGATTATTCTCCATTTCTCTTTTTTACAAGGAATGTTGTTGGGTGCAATCGTTTCTTCCACGGACGCAGCGGCGGTGTTTTCTGTTCTTCGTTCAAAGAATGTATCTTTAAAAGGAAATCTTAAACCAATGCTGGAGCTTGAGTCCGGCAGCAATGATCCCATGGCTGTCTTTTTGACCATAGGAACATTACAGTTACTCACCAACGCCGAAACGACAGTAGTCGATATTGTAATGCTGTTCTTCTACCAAATGATTATCGGAGCAGCGTTTGGGTACGGATTCGCCAAAGCAATGACACTGATATTGAATCGATTACGGTTTTCATACGAGGGAATATATCCGGTTTTTGCCCTCGCTTTTGTAGGATTTGTCTATTCAGCAACAACAATAGTGAACGGAAGCGGATTTCTTGCCGTTTATCTTGCAGGATTATTTGTCGGGAACAGTGACTTTGTTCAGAAAAAAAGCTTGTTACGATTTTTTGATGGATTAAGTTGGCTAGGACAAATTGCAATGTTTCTCACCCTTGGACTATTGGTCTTTCCAAGCCATATGATCCCTATCATTCCTTCCGGAATTATCATTTCACTTGTTTTAATTGTTATTGCACGGCCAATAGGTGTGTTTTCTTCTCTTATGTTTTCTTCTTATTCACTGAAAGAAAAGATTTTCCTTTCGTGGGTTGGATTGCGCGGAGCTGTACCTGTCATTTTAGCAACATTTCCACTCTTGGCAGGAATTGAAGGGGCAGTGCTATATTTTAATATTGTCTTTTTTATTGTTTTCTCGTCGGCGATTATACAAGGCTGGTCCCTTTCTGTTGTGGCAAGATGGCTGAATTTGATTGCACCACCAGAGAAAAATAGTCACTATCCTATTGAATTTGCAGGGAACGAAAATTCTGAAACACAATTGGTTGATCTCATCGTCCCTTATGATGCAGAAATTGCCGGAAAATCAATTGTGGAGTTAGGATTGCCGCACGACAGCCTTGTTGTATTGATCGGCAGAAACGACGAATTTGTTGTTCCGAGCGGAGGGACTCGCATTGAAGCAGGAGATACTTTATTAGTATTGATCAACAAGCAGAATTTATCATTGATCCGTTCTATTATTTCCAAAATTCATCACCACCAACAAAAATAG
- a CDS encoding amylo-alpha-1,6-glucosidase, with amino-acid sequence MKNIFLLSLTFLSASTLLHSQSIDDLGISITTIDRQYVFTNKEAGTYHGEVNGLNSGGWQGWFINAEKIFHDYSLSIKNTSLDRTTARSVVFPHQLIRTYSDGTNETITFLDSINVLLIEVSNPFAQITVQPTDNFVIDSLSTSPFQHWKRSNSASEIVPTDIVVARQLKRNIVVFAIAAGRNAAQLQTVAQTAANQSEQFKTQRKTRMQRLLSLSPVKTNDKDLTTAIAWAKLQIDALIMNQSTGGERTKGIFAGLPWFNNYWGRDSFISLPGATYVIGNFADARDVLRSYAAFQERDTTSTYYGRIPNLATPQSVIYNTADGAPWFVKSLYEYVKYSGDVEFIKEMYPIIVRSIEGTQKFHCDSLGFLTHADAESWMDAVGPNGPWSPRGNRACDIQALWHQQLMIGVFCAEYFNDFQNAARWKNLADKLEHNFGRYFVDAKNNLMYDHLNSNNSPSTELRPNQLFAVDMMIPEDVRQNTVRTVINKLVYEHGTATLAQSDSNFHPFHEYPPYYVKDAAYHNGIIWTWLNGITTYAATRYDLQDIIFPITKNSVRQMLNRGTVGALSELLDAHPRRIDDKGELNGAAEQPVQFAEPKLSGTYSQAWSLAEFIRSIYQDYFGVSVDIPSNVIRIQPKLPKEIDAVEFEQRIGSGSILITYRRVKEQITVKIVPKNLKNQFGINYIWVYENGDAVIAPVDLLPDQALTIEHSPLLLKVFHGKKKLLEEKNNPKIFLRNFSDKKYFKDITLAQPEFDRSFPVLRGPSHPLLTHEQIKQTNPSAHLLFEQSDSVEDDAGSTGTYQYPTSQHFKKGILDITNATFRYDEKNLYCTLIFSNLYDPGWHPEYGYQLTFAAITINSGTGKQKMVGVNSDYLLDSSRVFDKKILVGGGVRVIDENSKILCEYIPKREDAKNPLGNIRNRSIEFALPLEYLGVPNTGWNITILVGAQDDHGGAGIGEFRTVKQQVSEWQGGGKNNTNDSNVYDVMIVH; translated from the coding sequence ATGAAAAATATTTTTCTTTTGTCTTTAACTTTCCTCTCTGCATCTACTCTCTTGCATTCTCAATCAATCGACGATCTGGGAATATCCATTACGACAATTGACCGACAATATGTTTTCACCAATAAAGAAGCAGGAACATATCATGGTGAAGTGAATGGATTAAATTCCGGCGGATGGCAGGGATGGTTTATCAATGCAGAAAAAATATTCCACGATTATTCTCTTTCTATAAAAAATACTTCGCTCGATCGGACAACAGCGCGATCGGTCGTATTTCCTCATCAATTGATACGTACATATTCCGATGGGACAAACGAGACAATTACTTTTCTTGATAGTATTAATGTTTTATTGATTGAAGTGAGTAATCCATTTGCACAGATTACCGTTCAACCGACTGATAATTTCGTTATCGATTCATTATCGACTTCACCATTTCAGCATTGGAAAAGGTCTAATTCCGCTTCTGAAATCGTTCCGACAGATATTGTTGTAGCACGACAATTAAAGCGTAATATTGTTGTGTTTGCCATCGCTGCCGGGAGAAATGCCGCTCAATTACAAACAGTTGCGCAAACCGCCGCAAACCAATCTGAACAATTCAAAACCCAGAGAAAAACGCGAATGCAAAGACTCCTTTCTCTTTCCCCTGTAAAAACCAATGATAAAGATCTGACAACAGCCATAGCGTGGGCAAAACTTCAGATTGATGCACTCATCATGAATCAGTCAACCGGCGGAGAACGGACAAAAGGTATCTTTGCAGGATTGCCGTGGTTCAATAATTATTGGGGGCGTGATTCGTTTATTTCTCTTCCGGGTGCAACGTATGTGATTGGAAATTTTGCTGATGCGCGCGATGTTCTTCGATCGTATGCTGCGTTTCAAGAACGTGATACAACGAGTACTTATTATGGACGCATTCCGAATTTGGCCACTCCGCAATCGGTTATCTATAACACTGCTGACGGTGCACCATGGTTTGTAAAATCACTTTACGAATACGTCAAATATTCAGGCGACGTAGAATTCATCAAAGAAATGTATCCCATCATTGTCCGATCTATTGAAGGCACACAGAAATTTCACTGCGATTCACTCGGATTTCTCACACATGCCGACGCCGAAAGCTGGATGGATGCAGTCGGCCCTAACGGACCATGGTCTCCCCGCGGCAATCGTGCATGTGATATTCAGGCACTGTGGCATCAGCAACTAATGATCGGTGTATTTTGCGCAGAATATTTTAATGATTTTCAGAATGCAGCACGCTGGAAAAATCTTGCAGACAAATTGGAACATAATTTTGGAAGATATTTCGTCGATGCAAAAAATAATTTGATGTATGATCACTTAAATTCCAACAATTCCCCTTCAACAGAACTTCGTCCCAATCAGCTTTTTGCTGTGGATATGATGATCCCGGAAGATGTCCGACAAAATACTGTCCGAACGGTGATCAACAAATTGGTGTACGAACATGGCACCGCAACGCTTGCACAATCAGATTCAAACTTTCATCCGTTTCATGAATACCCACCCTATTATGTAAAAGATGCCGCATATCATAATGGAATTATTTGGACATGGCTTAATGGTATTACAACGTATGCTGCAACACGATATGATCTTCAAGATATTATTTTCCCAATCACAAAAAATTCCGTACGCCAGATGCTCAACCGCGGAACAGTCGGCGCTCTTTCGGAATTGCTGGATGCACATCCACGACGAATTGACGACAAAGGTGAGCTCAACGGTGCAGCCGAACAACCAGTTCAATTCGCTGAACCAAAACTTTCCGGGACATATTCACAGGCGTGGAGTTTGGCGGAATTTATTCGGTCAATCTATCAAGATTACTTTGGCGTGAGTGTCGACATCCCCTCAAACGTCATCCGTATTCAACCCAAACTGCCGAAAGAGATTGATGCTGTTGAGTTTGAACAACGCATTGGTTCAGGATCGATCCTTATTACATATCGACGTGTTAAAGAACAAATTACGGTGAAGATTGTTCCAAAAAATCTTAAAAATCAATTTGGAATCAATTATATATGGGTATATGAAAATGGCGACGCGGTGATTGCACCGGTCGATCTCCTGCCCGATCAGGCGTTAACCATAGAACATTCACCATTACTCCTAAAAGTATTTCATGGAAAGAAGAAACTTCTTGAAGAAAAAAATAACCCTAAGATTTTTTTGAGAAATTTTTCCGACAAAAAATATTTCAAAGATATTACCCTTGCACAACCCGAGTTTGATCGATCATTCCCGGTGCTCCGGGGTCCTTCGCATCCCTTATTAACACATGAACAGATAAAACAGACAAATCCATCAGCTCACCTACTCTTTGAACAATCTGATTCTGTTGAAGATGATGCCGGTTCAACCGGAACATATCAATATCCGACAAGCCAGCATTTTAAAAAAGGCATTTTGGATATTACGAATGCTACATTTCGGTATGACGAAAAAAATCTCTACTGCACACTTATCTTTTCTAATCTTTACGACCCGGGTTGGCATCCGGAATATGGATATCAATTGACATTTGCTGCTATCACAATTAATTCCGGAACTGGAAAGCAAAAAATGGTCGGTGTGAATTCAGATTATCTGCTGGATTCTTCGCGAGTATTTGATAAAAAGATCCTTGTCGGTGGCGGGGTGAGAGTAATTGATGAAAATAGCAAGATATTGTGCGAATATATCCCAAAAAGAGAGGATGCAAAAAATCCACTAGGTAATATTCGTAATAGATCGATTGAGTTTGCTCTCCCCCTTGAGTATCTTGGTGTGCCAAACACGGGATGGAACATCACCATTCTTGTCGGCGCGCAAGATGATCACGGAGGAGCAGGAATCGGAGAGTTTCGCACTGTTAAACAACAGGTAAGCGAATGGCAGGGTGGCGGCAAAAATAATACGAACGATTCAAACGTTTATGATGTTATGATCGTACACTAA
- a CDS encoding glycerate kinase — MKILLAPNAMKGALSAQKIATILSKTIRRKYPDAEVESSPIADGGNGTLDCIMNALGGTIYEQEVTGPIHPIRVKVRYGITKDNIAVIESAEAIGLHLLTPSPETIAQSTTRGIGELILASRSRLCKEIWIGLGGSATNDGGGGMARALGLDFLDQHGEQLKEGSIALLQLHQIETKDTTKQHCPITILSDVQNTLLGNTGATHTFARQKGASEEQLPYMESALKNFSDVVQRDLHKDYSNIPGSGAAGGLGYGLMTFCDAQSVSGIEHVMNTIGFDEKLSMCEHVITTEGTLDSQTLFGKGISGIVRRAKLMNKPVHAFVGRVNGNIEELQSLLGLASLTEISPAELSTQEAMRDASWLLADAVYHHNFHQ; from the coding sequence ATGAAAATTTTGCTTGCACCAAATGCAATGAAGGGGGCGCTTTCTGCACAAAAGATTGCTACTATCCTTTCCAAAACTATTCGAAGAAAATATCCTGATGCCGAAGTCGAATCATCTCCTATTGCTGACGGGGGGAATGGGACGCTGGATTGTATCATGAATGCGTTGGGAGGTACGATCTACGAACAAGAAGTGACCGGACCAATTCATCCAATAAGAGTGAAAGTGCGGTATGGAATTACAAAAGACAATATTGCTGTTATTGAGTCTGCCGAGGCAATCGGACTCCATCTTCTTACACCATCGCCAGAAACAATTGCTCAATCAACCACGCGGGGAATTGGGGAATTGATACTTGCTTCACGTTCACGATTGTGTAAAGAAATTTGGATAGGTCTTGGAGGATCAGCAACAAACGATGGTGGTGGAGGGATGGCAAGAGCGCTTGGATTAGATTTCTTGGATCAGCATGGTGAACAATTGAAGGAAGGGAGTATCGCGCTGCTTCAATTACATCAGATTGAAACGAAAGATACAACGAAACAACACTGCCCAATCACAATATTATCCGATGTACAAAACACATTGCTTGGAAATACCGGAGCAACTCACACGTTTGCTAGACAAAAAGGAGCTTCCGAAGAGCAGCTTCCATATATGGAATCTGCATTAAAAAACTTTTCGGATGTTGTTCAACGAGACTTACATAAAGATTATTCCAATATTCCCGGCAGTGGTGCTGCGGGAGGTCTTGGTTACGGATTAATGACATTTTGTGACGCCCAGAGTGTTTCCGGAATTGAGCATGTTATGAATACTATCGGTTTTGACGAAAAACTTTCAATGTGTGAACATGTTATTACTACGGAAGGAACACTCGATAGTCAAACTCTGTTTGGGAAAGGGATTTCTGGAATCGTTCGGAGAGCAAAATTAATGAACAAACCGGTTCATGCGTTTGTCGGCAGGGTGAACGGAAATATCGAAGAGCTGCAATCTTTGCTTGGCTTAGCTTCTCTCACAGAAATCTCTCCTGCTGAACTATCCACACAAGAAGCGATGCGCGACGCAAGCTGGCTTCTTGCTGATGCCGTCTATCATCATAATTTTCATCAATAA